CTCCAGTCGCTTCTCGTCGGCGAGTACGCCTACGTGCGATTCTTGCTCTGGCCGCTGCTTTCGGTCCCGGTCGACTCGCAATCAGGCGTCTTTGCCGAGTTGGGCGGGTTCAGTCTCACCCCCTCGCCGGCGCTCGTCGTCTCGGCGTTCGTGGGACTGGCGGTCGCCGGCCTGTGGATCAGGGACGGAACGCCCGGAACCGACGTGCTCTACCGGGGCCTTCGAGCGCTCGCTAGGGTGGTGGGCGGACAGTCGTAAGGACAGACACACGTAGTTCCGGTGGAGATCAGCCCGAACAACCCAACTCCGGTTGTCGTACGACAACCTTGTTTTGTTAACAGTCAACAAGGTTAAGCTATCCAGCGGGGCTAGAGGGGATATGGCGACTGTTTCAGGGTTCGAGGAGGAGTACGATTCCCTCCGGGCGCTGCTGGCGAAGGCCAACGAGCGAAAGACGGGCGACGAACTGGCGGGGATCGCGGCCGACTCCGACGCCGAGCGGGTCGCGGCCAAAAAGACGCTCAGCCGCGTGACGCTTCGCGAACTCCGGGAGAACCCGGTCGTCCCCTACGAGGAGGACGAGGTGACGCGGGTGATCCAGGACGCCGTCCGCGAGCCGATTTATGAACGAATCGCCGAGTGGTCCGTCGCCGATTTCCGGGAGTTCCTCGTCGACTCCTCGACGACCGACCGCGAGATCCGGGCGATTCGCGAGGGACTGACCAGCGAGATGATCGCTGCGGTGACGAAGCTCATGTCGAACATGGACCTGGCGCTCGTCTCCTCGCGGATGACGATCACCGCACGCTGTAACACCACCATCGGTGAGCCCGGCACCCTCTCGTTCAGGTTGCAGCCCAACGACCCCGCCGATAATATCGAGAACGTCCTCGATTCGACCCGCGAGGGGCTCTCGTACGGGGCGGGCGATGCGGTGATCGGGATCAACCCCGTCGTCGACAGCGCGGAGAACACGGCGGCGATCCTCGAAGCGACCCACGGGTTCATCGAGGAGTGGGAGATACCGACGCAGAACTGCTGTCTCTCGCACGTCACTACGCAGATGGAGGCGGTCCGGGAGGGCGCGCCCGCAGACATGCTGTTCCAGAGCCTCGCGGGCACCGAGGCCGGAAACGACGAATTCGGAGTCAGCGTCGACCTGCTCGACGAGGCCGACGAACTGGCCCACCGGCGCTGTAGCTCCGCGGGACCGAACGTCTGGTACTTCGAAACGGGCCAGGGCGCGGAGCTATCGGGCGACGCCCACGAGGGGGTCGATCAGGTCACGCTCGAATCGCGCTGTTACGGGCTCGCGAAGCGCTACGATCCGTTCTTGCTCAACACGGTGGTGGGCTTCATCGGTCCCGAGTACCTCTACGACGGCCACCAGGTCATTCGGGCAGGGTTGGAGGACGTCTTCATGGGCAAGTTGCATGGAATCCCGATGGGGATCGACGCCTGCTACACCAACCACATGGAGGCCGACCAGAACGACGTCGAGACGCTGGCGATCACGCTCGCGGCGGCCGGCTCGAACTACTTCATCACCGTTCCGATGGGCGACGACGTGATGCTCAACTACCAGTCCAACAGCTACCACGATGCGGCGACGCTCCGCGAGCTGTTCGACCGCGAGCCCATCGAGCCCTTCGGCGAGTGGCTCGACGAGATGGGGATCACGGAGAACGGGCGACTGACCGAGCGAGCCGGCGATCCGACGGTGTTCGCGTGAACATGAGCGACGATCATGAGGAAGACCGGATCGACGGGCCGCAGGATGCTGGCCTGCTTGAACGGATCACGGATCGGAACCCATCGCGTCTGGGGGTCGGGCGGGCCGGATCGCGCCCGCGAACCGACACGCTGCTCGAGTTCCGCGCCGATCACGGGATCGCCCGTGACGCGGTGCTCACCACGTCGATCCGTCGTTCGCCGAGGAGCACGGCATGGTGGCGATCAGCACGCTGGTCAGGGACAAAGAGGAGTTCCTCGCGAACCCGGATCGGGGCCGGGAGATCTCCGAAGAAACCGCCGACCGGCTCCGCGAGGAGTGCGAGGTCGGCCCGCAGGTCCAGTTGATCGTCGCCGACGGACTGAGTTCGACGGCCGTCGAGCGAAACGTTCCCGAGCTGTTGCCCGTCCTGCTCGACGGGCTGGCCGATCGCGACCTGCGGGTCGGCACCCCCGTGTTCGTCGAGTATGGCCGCGTTGACGCCATGGACGCGATCGGCGAGGAGCTCGACGCGGACTGTTGTGTGATCCTCATCGGCGAGCGCCCCGGGCTCGCGAGCGCCGAGAGCCTGAGCGCATACTCGGTCTACGGACCCGAACGCGGGGGGCCGACGGCGAAGAAGTCCGTGATCTCGAACATCCATGAAGGAGGGCTGCCGCCGATCGAGGCCGGGGCCCAGCTCGTCGGCCTGATCGCGGAGATGTGTGAGCGCGAACGCAGCGGGATCGACCTGCGCGAAGACGACCGGGAGTTCGTCGCCTGAGTCGCGATGAGTGAACACCGGCTGACGAGCGTCGGGATCGACGTCGGCACCACGACGACGCAGGTCGTCGTGAGCGAACTGGAGGTTCGAACCCCCGCTGGTGAGGGGAAACTGGAGATCGTCTCATGCGAGATCAGGTATCGCGGGGCGATCCACGAGACGCCGCTTTCGGACTCGGAGACGGTCGATATCGACGCGGTCGCGGGGATCGTCGAGGGGGAATTCGCCGCTGCGGGGGTCGAGCGAAGCGGGATCGACACCGGGGCGGTGATCGTCACCGGCGAAACCGCCCGAACGGAGAACGCAGAACCGCTGGTCCACCGGATCGCGAGCGAGGGCGGCGAGTTCGTCGCGGCGGCGGCCGGACCCGCCCTCGAGGCGATCCTCGCGGGCCGGGGGTCGGGGGCGGCGACGCGGGCGAGAGAGCACGGGGAGGTCGTCGCGAACGCCGATGTCGGTGGCGGGACGACCAACATCGCGCTGTTCGATCCCGAGGGCGTACTCGATACGCGCTGTCTCGACGTCGGCGGGCGGCTCGTCCGGTTCGATTCGGTGGGGGCGATCGCGAGCGTTTCGGAGCCTATACGGGAACTGGCCGACGGTCTGGGGATCGCGCTCGAACTCGGTCAGGAGCCCTCAGCGAAGGACCTCGACCGGCTGACGGACGCGATGGCAGACTACGTGCTCGATGCGGTGACCGGCCCGCCGTTTAGCGATCGAACCGAATCGCTCTCGATCGGAGCACTTCCGACGGACCCCGTGAGAATCGACGCGGTCGCCTTCACCGGCGGCGTGGGCCGGCTCGTCCGCTCCGAGCCCGTCTCACCGACCGAATACGGCGACATCGGGCCGACGCTCGCGGCGTCGATCCGCGAGCGGGCGGCCGAAGCTCCGGTGGTCGACCTCGAAGAGACGATCCGGGCGACCGTCATCGGGGCGGGGACGCGAACGACTGAACTCAGCGGCCGAACCGTCGATATCGACGCGTCGGTGCTCCCGCTTCGGAACCTCCCGGTCGTGAGCGTCGCCGAGCTGGGGGAAAATCCCGAGAATCGGCTTCGAGCCGTCCGCACGGAGGCAACGGAACGCTACGGGTCCGACCCGGTCGTGCTCGCGATAGAGGACGTCGGCTCGCTCACGTACGACCGGCTCACCGAGGTCGCGGCGGCGATCGCCCGCGCGTGGATCGACGAGGCCGGCGAGACCGACCCGGTCTGCGTACTCACCCGACAGAACTGCGCGAAGGCGCTCGGACAGGCGTTGGGACGCCGGTGTGAGGGACGGGCGCTCGTCGTCATCGACGAGGTCGGCGCTACTGAGGGAGAGTACCTCGATATCGGCCGGCCGGTAGACGGGAGCGAGACCGTCCCCGTCGTGGTGAAGACGCTCGCGTTCTGAGAGAGCCCCTTGCAGGGGGCAGTTATTAGTATCGTGGCGAGCCATGGCAGGACATGGTTCGAGTCTCCTCGATCGTGATGCTCGTCGGCGTCGCACTGTTGTTCGTCCCGATCCCGCCGATCGCGACGATCGCCGGCGTGCTCGTAATCCTCGCGGGCGCGCTGTTGCGGGTGTTGGCCGGCAAGTAACGCCGGCGCTACACCGTCGAGGTGCTGTAATCAAGGTCGACCGGCCCGTCCCGGATCGTCACGTCCAGGCCCTCGATCCCCTCGAGGTCGACCTCGTGACCACAGGGGGTAAACCGGACGGCGACGCGATAATCCCGGAGGACCGAACGCCGACAGCCTTCGCTTTCGTACTCGGTCGCATCGACCGGGGGCGGGCCGACGATCGCCTCGCAGACCGCCGCATTCTCGCAGTGCGGACAGCGCTCGATGCCCGACAGTCGTGTCTCGATCCGTGGGCGCTCGCGCTCGGCAACGGCTCCCGAGAGTTCGTGGCTCAGACGGTTCAGGTTCACTATCAACCCGTATACGCTCATCGTACATAGTATAGTGAAGTGACACTATATAATTATACCTAAAACGACAGGTATATTATGTGACTGATGGTTCGATCGCTCAGTAAAAGACGCCCTGATCGCTGCGCTTGATTTTCGGGGGTTTCAGGTGGGTGAGAGCGCCGCCGGTGATAGCGCGGCGGACGCGGTCGGCGAAACCGGCGCGTTCCTCGTCGAGACAGGCGAGTTTCGAGTCCGAGTCGTACTCGATGGCCCGACAGTCCGCCAGGACCGGGAGGTCGCGATTCGAGAGTGCGTCTTCGGTCGCTTCGAGTGCACAGCCGACTCGTGGGCCGACGTAGTCGGCCAGTTCCCGAACGTCCGCAGGATATCGACACGTCCGAAGGTATCTGAGCGCGTACCACCGCCGTCTGTTCGCTTGCTGTCCGACGGAACGGAGGTTCACGTCGGTGCTGAGAGCAGGTATCGACATATGCAGATAATGTACGTCCAACTACACATAGTACTACCTCTCATGTGCAAGTGTGTTAAATAGCATCGGATCCCATATTTCGAAACGGGGACGTGGATACCGATCGTAACGGGGCCCGAACAGGGGAAGAGAGAGACGGGCGGCATGAGTCCCGAGGTGGTTCCTCGGGAATCGACAGCGACCGGAGGCGGTTCATTCGACTCGGCGGCGCGACCGCGGTCGCGCTGGCCGGCTGTACCGACGCCGGCTCCGAGCCCAACGCGACCGTCGGCGGTCCGGCGATCACGATACGCGAGGCGACAGTCAGCGACGAGTCGATCACCACCGACGACGAGCTCGAAATCGTCGGCACGCTCGAAAACGACGGTGACGAGCGGGGGACCTACCACGTGGAACTCCGGGTCGACGACGTGATCGTCGAGACGGAGGCGGTGAGCGTCGACCCGGGTGCGCGCGATCAGGTGACGTTTTCCGGGTCGTTCAGTTCGCCCGGCGAGTACGAGGTCCGGTTGAACGACGTGCACGCGGGCACCGTCGAGGTCGAACTGCCGCCTCCGGAGTTCGAGCTGGTCGGGACCACGGTCGAGGAGACGCGAGTCGCCGTCGGCGAGGCGGTGGCGGTCGAGGCGACCGTCGCGAACGTCGGCGGCCGAGAGGGATCGATCACGATCGAGCTCCAGGTGGACGGGCGGCCCAACGACACCGAGGAGCTGACGATCGCGGCGGGGGCGGAGGAATCCGTCCGGTTCACCCCCACCTTCGAGTCGCCGGGCAGCTACGACCTCGCGATCAACGGGATCGCGGTCGACACCGTGGTCGTCGATCGACCGGCGGCCTTCGAGATCGTCGGGACCGAACTGGAATTGGAGACGGTCGCCGTCGGCGAGACGGTCGCGGTCCGCGCGCACATCGAGAACGTCGGCGGGCGGACCGGGACGGTGACGGCGACGCTCCGGGCGGACGGAGAGACGGTCGACACCCGCGAGGGACCGATCGAGCCCGGCGAGGTCGTTCCGGCACGGTTCTCGGTCGGTTTCGACGACCGGGGCGCCCGAACGCTTCGCGTCGTCGCCACGGGCCGGGATCCGGCCGCCGGTCCCGGCGGCAACGACGACGCGCGCGTGGGGCGGCTCTACGTGCTCGGTTGCTCGACGGTCGTCAGCGAGACGGTCACGGTCGGGAACCGCTCCTCGCAGACCTACGAGTTCGACCTGAACGCGCGCGCCGAGGTGACGGTCGCGACGGCGACGCGGTCGGGCGTCGATCCGACGCTCAGCGTCGTCGGTCCTCCGGGGGCGATGGTTGAGGGCGTGAGCGGCGGCGAGATCCGGCGGTCGGTCACGATCCCGCAGAGTGGCCGGTACGAGATCCGCCTCGGAAACGATTCGTACCTCCCGTGGCAGGACGGGCGGTGGGCGATCGAGATCGAGGTCTGTACGTGGGCGGACTAACCGAAGCAGCCTTGGTCGGAGACTGCACCTACTGAGAGATGGGACCGATCCCCACGGAGACGCTCGAAGAAGAGACGACGGTGCTCGCGTTCGACCTCTGGGATACGCTGCTCGACCGCGAATCGACGCTCGTTCCGGCACTGGGCGAACTCCTCGACGCACACGACAGCGACTACGAACCGAGGGTCCTCCTGCGGCGGTATCTGGCGATGCATTTCCGCGATTCGATGATCGACTCGCTGATCCCCGGTCCGCACACCCCGTTCAAGGAGATCAGCCGGCGTGCCCTCGCCTATCGCCTCGAAGGGCTCGGACTGGACGTCTCCGATGGCGAGGTGCGTGCGGTCATCCGGCAGTGGAAGGAACTCCAGCCGTATCCCGACGTCGACGGGGCGCTCGCCCGTCTCGGTGAACGGTACACGCTGGTCGGGCTCTCGAACGGCGATCCGGACATGCTCGAAGCGGTGCGACCGAACTTCGAAACCGATCTCGACGGCGTCATCTCAGTGGCCGAGGCCGGCGCCTACAAACCACACCGTGCGTCGTACGACCTCTGCTGTCAGCGCTTCGACGCGGCGCCACACGAGGTCCTGTTCGTGACGGCACACACCTTCGACCTCGTGGGGGCGAAAGCGATCGGGATGCGCGGGGCGTTCCTCAACCGCCACGAGAACCCGTTCGGCGGCTGGATCCACCGGCCGGACCTCGTCGTCGATGACACGGACGGACTGGCCGACGCGCTGTGTTGAGCTCGTCCGCGACGTTTTACCCGTCGGTGTTCTACGGACGGGGATGGCCGATCCGATAGCGATACTCACCGATGTGCAACCGCAAGACCGCGTTCAGCTGACGCTGTTGAACGGCGAGCGGATCGACGGTGTCGCCCACCCGGTCGACGTCGAGCCTGAACGCCGACTGCGAATCGAACTCCGGACCGGGGACGAGGATCACGCGATCCGGTACGACGTCCGCTCCACGACCGACGACGGGGACTGGGCGACGCCGACCGCCAGACGCTACGACGTGAAACACGACGAGGGCGAATGGATCGTGATGGGAGACGTGAAAGAAGCGACCGTGCTCGAACACGCGAGCGATCGGGAGGAGCGGTCGAACGAGCACCTCTAAGACAGTCTCCGCGGTTCAGCGATACAATCTGTCTCGCCGGCTCACTGAAGCACTCGAAGCTTGCGGGGTCATGGTATGTAGTGACTACCACTGGGCGCGTACGAGCAAATACGTGAACAGGCATGAGCCAATCGAGACCACAAGCGTCTAGCCTCGCGGAAGTCCTCGACCGAATTCTCGATAAGGGTGTCGTCATCGACATCTGGATCCGCGTCTCGCTTGTCGGGATCGAGATCCTCACCATCGAGGCCCGCGTCGTGATCGCGTCCGTCGATACCTTCCTGCACTACGCGAGGGAGATCTCGAAGATCGAACAGGCCGAGGAAGAAGGGACTTAGACGCCCTCGACGACATCGAAATCAGATCGCAAACGTCCCAGTAAGCTACCGACCGCTTCGGTCACGGTGTTCTCCGCTCCTTTCGTCGAAAACAGTCCTCCGGCGCGTTTCAGTCGTTCTGAGCGACCGTTTTGGCCTCCTGGAGGCGCTTTTCGGCCTCGTCGCGGTCCTCCGGGTAGCCCACGTCGATCCGCCAGCCGTCCAGCCCGATCGCGTCGATCGTTCTCCCGGAGCGGATGAGGAGGTCGATCGCCTCGCTGATCTCGTATTCGCCCCGGTTCGAGGGCTGAACGAGCTGGCAGGCGTGGAAGATCGCCGGCGAAAAGGTGTAAAAGCCGGTCATCACCAGATTGGTCGGCGGGTCCTCGGGCTTCTCGATCACTTCCGTGATCTCCCCGAAGTCGTTCGTATCACAGACCCCGTATCGCGAGGCCTCTTCGTACGGGACTTCCTCGACGAGGAACGCCGCGTCGGTGCGCTCTTCTTGCTGTCGGCGGACGACGTCGGCGAGGTTCGCGTTGAAGATGTTGTCACCGAGCATCAGCATGAAGTCGTCGTCGATGTGCTCTTCGACGCTCAACAGGGCGTGGGCCAGCCCCAGCTGCTCGCGCTGGTGTGTGTAGGTGATCGGGATGTCACGATAGGAGTCACCGAAGTGCTCGATGATGTGTTCTTTCATGTACCCGACCACGACCACGAACTCCTCGGCGCCGAGTTCGGCCAACCGGTCGAAACAGTGGGCGACCAACGGTTTGCCGTCGACCTCGACCATCGCTTTGGGTTTGTCCTCGGTCAGCGGTCGCAGTCTCGTCCCCTTTCCTGCAGCCAGCACTACGGCTTTCATGATATTGACAGTCGCTATCCAATCTTTAAATAATTTGTGTCTCAATAGATTGTACGAACTGCCGGAAGGTTATTTTAGACGGAGCGTCCCCCGCGAACAGCGGCCGGTACTCCTATTCCCAGTTGTAGAGGGCGTCCCGGAAGATCGCCTCGACGTCCTCCTTTTCGACGGGGCGGGGATTGCAGCGAAGCAGGCGCTGTTGGGTTTCGACGGTCTGGGTCGCGAGCCAGTCGAGATCGCTCTCGTCGATTCCGGCCAGCTCTGCGAGGCCACTCGGGAGGACGTTCAGGTCGCGCTGGAGCCGAACGTACTCTCCCTTCAGACGGTCGGCGGCCTCACGAGTGTTCAGCCCCGTGGTGTCGACGCCGAACATGCGCGCGAGTTCGACGAAACGCTCGGGGTCGCTCGCGGCGTTATAATCAAGGGTACTCGCCGGGGTGAGCACCGCGATCGTCTCGCCGTGATAGGTGTGATATCGGTTACCGACCGGGTAGGCCATCGCGTGACAGAGGCTCGCGCCGGCGGTAAGTCCGGAGATCGCGCCCATCAGCGCGCCCTGAAGCATGTTCTCGCGAGCCTCGAGGTCGTCGCCGTTGTGGACCGCCCGGCGAACATTGGACGAGAGGAGTTCGATCGCCTTCTCGCTGAACATCTCCGTGACGGGAGTACGTCCGGCATAGACGGGCCGGCTCGTGGGGTCTTCGGCCCGAAGCAGGCTGTCGTACGAGTGGGTCGTGTAGCCCTCGATGGCGTGGCCAAGCGCGTCCATCGCGGTTTTGGCGGTCTGCTCGGGCGGGAGCGTCGTCGTCAGCGTCGGATCCAGCACGGCGGCGTCGGCCCGGATGTGATCGCTCGAGATCCCCTCCTTGACCTCCTTTTCCTCGACGGAGAAGATGGCGACGGGCGAGATCTCCGCGCCCGTGCCCGCCGTGGTCGGCATGAGCACCAGTGGCGGGCCTGACTCGGTGATCGACTCGCCGCTACCCGTGGGCTCGGCGATGTAATCGAGCACCTCGCCGCCGTTCGCGATTACCGTCCGGGCGGCTTTCGCGGTGTCCATGCAACTACCCCCGCCGAGGCCGACGTAGAAGTCATAGCCCGCCTCGCCGCGCTCGTCGCGGATGAAGGAGAGACACTCGTCGACGTCCTCGGTCGAGGGCTCGCGCGCGGAGCCGTCGTAGACGTCGACCTCGTAGGCGTCGAGTTGCTCGCGCACTCGGTCGGCGTGACCCAACGAAACGAGGGTCTCGTCGGTGACGAGTAGGCCGTGAGCGCCGGGTTCGACGCCGAGATCGGCGAACTGGAAGTCGAGTTCCTCGACGGCGTCGCGTCCGAACCGGATTCGAGGCATCTCGAGTTCCCAGACCGTCTCGGGGGTCTGGGTGTGGTCGGGCGCCGAGACGGAACGTTCGTAGCCCACTCAGTCCCACCCCGAGAGCGACTCGTACTGCTCGGAATCGTGCCCGTAGACGACCTCGGCGTCGTGGCGTCGTTCGAGCTCCTTGATCTCCTGGAGGGTCTCGAACCAGTGGCGGTGGCTCCAGAGCAGACCCGCCCCGAGGGGGACTCCGTCCTCGTAGTTTTCTGCTCTATATATCTCGTCGCCGGCGAATATCAGCGACCGGTCCTCGAGGTGGATCATCGTTCCAGTCAGACCGGGCGTGTGACCCGGGAAACGGATGAATTCGACGTCCTCGAAGTGCGTCTCGTGGTCCCGATGGAGCACCTCCCAGTTGAGGTCGTGGTCGAAGTCCTCGAGGATGTAGGCGGCGCTTCCCTGCTCGGTCTTCGCGCTGTAGTAGGCGAACTTGATCTCCTCTTCGTGGACGAACACCGGCACGTCCGTCCCGTCGAAGTGGTGAAGACCGCCGGCGTGATCCAGATGGAGATGCGTCTGGAAGACGTAGTCGATGTCGTCGAGTCCATAGCCGGCGCTCTCTAGATCGCTTTCGAGGTCGTGTTCGTCGGCGTCGTGGGGGTAAAAGGCCTGTTTCAGCCCCTCGGGCCAGTGGCCGTCGAGGGCGTCCTCGTGGTTGCCGGTGTCCCAGAGGATCGTCCCCTCAGGGTGGTCGATCACGAGGTTGTACACGGGAATCTCCGTGTACTCGGTCTCGGGGTTCGGCTCGTCATGGGTGCCGAGCGTGTGGCCCTCGAGCATGTAGTTCTGATCGCACAGCAACCCGCCCCGATGGATCACGTCGATGGTTGCATCAACCATATCGAACGGTCGTTCAGGTCCTCCATCAATCTATGCATACGACGTGTCGGTGACACCTCCCACGGCCGTATCAGGTGGCGATGTGGAGACGAAACCCGTCGCCATCGTCGGGCTCTGCGATCGAGAGTTCCCAGCCATGTGCGTCCGCGATGGCCGATAGAACCGTCGCGGCGCTATCGTCGTTATCGGGATCAACGAACGCCCGTCGAAGCGTCCGATACTCGTCGGCGGCTACGTCGGGGCCGTCGACCGTGATCAGAACGCCCGACTCGTTCGCGTCGACACGGATGGATGATTCCGCTCCCAGATGTGTGATCGTGTGCTCGAAGAGGACCTCGAAAAACAGCGCCAGCAGCGACGGATCGGCGCGGACATGCCGGTCGGCTTCGACCGTCAGCGACGCCGGTTCGGAGCCGACTGCCTCCCACGCGTCCGTCGTGGCGTCCCGGATCGACACCTCGACGAGCGACCTAAGCCCGCGCCCGGCGCGAGCGACGGCGACGAGTTCGTCGACCAACGTACTCGCGCGCCCGATCGCGCTGTCGACCCGGTCGAGATGCTCGTCGTTTCCGGTCTCACGCCCGAGGATCGCGTACTCGCGGGCCACCATGAGCGGGTTTCGGAGGTCGTGCGAGAGGGTTGCTCTGACCGATTCGAGACAGCGGTTTTTCGTCCGCAGGCGCTCGCCGGCGTCGCGGTCCGGGTCGGATGGACTCGTTGTGCAGGGCGCCGTTTCGTGGGCGCTCGCCTCACTCCGATACTCCACTGCCCGATCCAACAGCGACACGACGTGGCCCGGTGCGGTCCGAAGAACCGCCTTCTCGATCCAGCCGTCGACCAGGGGATCGAGCGACGTCGGAACGCTGGCGACGCTATCGAGCGCGTCGACGACCCCGAGTACCGGGAGTTCCGGTCGTTCGGTTCGTAGTCGACGAACGACTGTCCCCTCGTTCGATTCGAGCGTCGCCGCGTCGTAGAGCACCGTCTCGAACGGCTCGTCGGCCACTCGTGGGTCGTCGAGTCGCTCCGCTGTCGAGAGGTGTGCGCC
This sequence is a window from Halalkalicoccus subterraneus. Protein-coding genes within it:
- a CDS encoding sensor histidine kinase; this translates as MRIRYLTTEPLADEVVDALKRTGAHLSTAERLDDPRVADEPFETVLYDAATLESNEGTVVRRLRTERPELPVLGVVDALDSVASVPTSLDPLVDGWIEKAVLRTAPGHVVSLLDRAVEYRSEASAHETAPCTTSPSDPDRDAGERLRTKNRCLESVRATLSHDLRNPLMVAREYAILGRETGNDEHLDRVDSAIGRASTLVDELVAVARAGRGLRSLVEVSIRDATTDAWEAVGSEPASLTVEADRHVRADPSLLALFFEVLFEHTITHLGAESSIRVDANESGVLITVDGPDVAADEYRTLRRAFVDPDNDDSAATVLSAIADAHGWELSIAEPDDGDGFRLHIAT